A single genomic interval of Candidatus Jidaibacter acanthamoeba harbors:
- a CDS encoding NAD(P)/FAD-dependent oxidoreductase, whose product MKFINKPYWESYRNLVYKKQDNIEYPSNIDVVIIGGGYTGLNAAIPLLKANLNVLVLEANHIGSGASGLNTGFITCEPINTQDSKLLTIPLKSKNYLIDLIKTHKIHCDLECNGSIKLATKIRHMYMLEKNMLKYNSLFGKYFTLLSSKELEKESSMSNVYGGLLNQLSCSLNPIKYIEGLVNTIKTLNGNIFEYSKVTNIEKQYSSYKVTINNQINIICKEVIVATDGEKITNSTNLVCKKSLTISSYVIGTTPISKDLQYLISIRKRNFFTTSFFTNYFKLTAEGNLLFGGEASFFQEDINTNLIDKLYSKLHYFFPFLKDIKIEYAWKGNINLTLNRIPFIGQDSQNMKYSFGYSGRGVSIASYYGHNLSQFILGKEYDKNIFSSKIPNLNPYHKSSFFLKSGYYYYKIKDFLF is encoded by the coding sequence ATGAAATTTATAAATAAGCCTTACTGGGAATCATATAGAAATTTGGTTTATAAAAAACAAGATAATATTGAATATCCTAGTAATATTGATGTGGTCATAATAGGTGGAGGGTATACAGGGTTAAATGCGGCTATACCTTTACTTAAAGCAAATTTAAATGTGCTAGTGTTAGAAGCCAACCATATAGGATCAGGTGCAAGTGGTTTGAATACAGGTTTTATAACTTGTGAGCCTATTAACACTCAAGATTCAAAATTATTAACCATACCTTTGAAAAGTAAAAATTACTTAATAGACCTAATAAAAACACATAAAATTCATTGCGACCTAGAATGCAATGGATCAATTAAGCTTGCAACCAAGATAAGGCATATGTACATGTTGGAAAAAAACATGTTGAAATATAATAGTTTATTTGGGAAGTATTTTACATTGTTATCTTCAAAAGAATTAGAAAAAGAAAGTTCAATGTCGAATGTTTATGGAGGTCTTTTAAATCAACTAAGTTGTTCCTTGAATCCTATAAAATATATTGAAGGCTTAGTAAATACGATTAAAACTTTAAATGGTAACATATTTGAATACTCTAAAGTTACAAATATTGAAAAGCAATATTCTTCTTACAAGGTGACAATAAACAATCAAATTAATATAATCTGTAAAGAAGTGATAGTTGCAACAGATGGAGAAAAAATCACTAATTCAACTAATCTTGTTTGTAAAAAATCACTAACAATCAGCTCTTATGTTATAGGAACAACTCCTATTTCAAAAGATCTTCAATATCTTATCTCTATTCGTAAAAGAAATTTTTTTACTACTTCTTTTTTTACTAATTATTTTAAACTAACTGCGGAGGGGAATTTACTTTTTGGAGGAGAAGCGAGCTTTTTTCAAGAAGATATAAATACTAACTTAATTGATAAACTTTACAGCAAACTCCATTATTTTTTTCCTTTCTTAAAAGATATTAAAATTGAATATGCGTGGAAAGGAAATATAAATTTGACACTAAACCGAATACCATTTATAGGCCAAGATAGCCAAAATATGAAATATTCTTTTGGTTATTCAGGTCGAGGAGTATCAATAGCAAGTTATTATGGTCATAATTTAAGCCAATTTATATTAGGTAAAGAATATGACAAAAATATTTTTTCTAGCAAAATACCTAATTTGAACCCATATCATAAATCATCATTTTTCTTAAAAAGTGGTTATTACTATTATAAAATAAAAGATTTTTTATTTTAA
- a CDS encoding class I SAM-dependent DNA methyltransferase, translating into MSNLLKNKQPLFDNIAIYYDLLYDYKNYKLEVLNILDLIKQFRKASTNTLLDVGCGPGRHLQFFRKHFNCMGIDVSSKMLKIAKKNAQGVIFQKADMTNMNLHKKFDVITCLFSTIGYTSNYTMLKNTWQNFYNHLNEDGIIIVEPWFNKETYKIGYPYMKTYESEEVKIARVNIFECRKNVSILDCQYLIGIKNKKLKVFRDMHELGLFDINKTLKIITNIGLTALYLEPNSLFERGIYIAVKK; encoded by the coding sequence ATGAGCAATTTACTAAAAAATAAGCAACCATTATTCGATAATATTGCAATATATTACGATCTTCTTTACGATTATAAAAATTATAAATTAGAAGTCTTAAATATCTTAGATCTAATTAAGCAATTTAGAAAGGCAAGTACTAATACTTTGTTAGATGTTGGATGTGGCCCAGGGAGGCATCTACAATTTTTTAGAAAACATTTTAACTGTATGGGTATAGATGTTAGTTCTAAAATGCTAAAAATAGCAAAAAAAAATGCTCAAGGAGTAATTTTTCAAAAGGCAGATATGACAAACATGAATTTACATAAAAAATTTGATGTTATTACATGTCTATTTAGTACCATAGGATATACTAGTAATTATACTATGCTTAAAAATACATGGCAAAATTTTTACAATCATTTAAATGAAGATGGTATAATAATTGTAGAACCTTGGTTTAACAAAGAAACTTATAAAATAGGGTATCCCTATATGAAAACCTATGAGAGTGAAGAGGTTAAAATTGCAAGAGTTAATATTTTTGAATGTAGAAAAAATGTGTCTATTTTGGATTGTCAGTATTTAATAGGAATAAAAAATAAAAAATTAAAAGTTTTTAGGGATATGCATGAATTGGGCTTATTTGATATTAATAAAACCTTAAAGATTATTACTAATATTGGTTTGACTGCATTATATTTAGAACCTAATTCATTATTTGAGCGTGGTATTTACATAGCGGTAAAAAAATGA
- a CDS encoding transposase, which yields MKGKTYLYGTTLSGEQYPANSFPDLYHERWSIEELYKISKKIINIDEFHSKTGRGVKQEVYAHLLLINLSRFFEFDAQDSLPHMNQEDKEKCSAFNFYKFFNPTSMFNINFKNCLIVVSNWPSVRERAKTEL from the coding sequence ATTAAGGGAAAAACTTACCTGTATGGGACAACTTTAAGTGGTGAGCAGTATCCAGCTAATTCCTTTCCTGATCTTTATCACGAGCGGTGGAGTATTGAAGAACTTTATAAAATATCCAAGAAAATTATCAATATTGATGAGTTTCATTCTAAAACAGGGAGAGGAGTCAAACAAGAAGTTTATGCTCACTTACTGTTAATTAATTTATCACGATTCTTTGAGTTTGATGCTCAAGATAGCTTACCACATATGAATCAAGAAGATAAAGAGAAATGTAGTGCATTCAATTTCTATAAGTTCTTCAATCCAACAAGTATGTTTAATATCAATTTTAAAAACTGTCTTATAGTTGTAAGTAATTGGCCCAGTGTTAGAGAACGTGCAAAAACGGAACTCTAG